In the genome of Bacillus sp. S3, one region contains:
- a CDS encoding IS1182 family transposase: MLTKNTQMNRDQLEMITLEQLVPENHLVRKVEAAIDFSFIYPLVQEMYSAERGRPSIDPVVLIKMAFIQYMFGIRSMRKTIEEIETNLAYRWFLGYGFHDKVPHFSTFGKNYERRFKDTDLFEQIFYRILKQAAEKKLVSSEHVFIDSTHVKASANKRKFEKKVVRKETKAYQERLQQEINGDREEHGKKPFPPDKFEKEETKEIKESTTDPESGYYVKDERTKQFAYSFHAAADKNGFVLGAIVTPGNVHDSTMLEPLLEKVIENSRKPAAVAADAGYKTPAIAQYLIENEIRPALPYTRPRTKEGYLKKNDFVYDEHYDCYLCPGGQELKYSTTTKEGYRQYFSNPAHCKECPFLSQCTQSKNHQKLLQRHVWEEYLEEAEHLRHTDENKIIYARRKETIERVFADAKEKHGMRWTTLRGLKKLSMQAMLTFAAMNLKKMANWTWVNPTMV; encoded by the coding sequence ATGCTAACGAAAAATACTCAGATGAATCGGGATCAATTAGAAATGATAACTCTTGAACAGTTAGTCCCGGAGAACCATTTGGTCCGAAAAGTTGAAGCTGCTATAGATTTTTCATTTATATATCCTCTTGTTCAAGAGATGTACTCTGCTGAACGAGGACGTCCAAGTATCGATCCTGTTGTATTAATTAAGATGGCATTTATTCAATATATGTTCGGTATTCGCTCGATGCGAAAAACGATAGAAGAAATTGAAACGAACCTAGCTTATCGTTGGTTTCTTGGGTATGGATTCCATGATAAGGTGCCTCACTTCTCCACTTTCGGTAAAAACTATGAACGCCGATTTAAGGATACAGACTTATTTGAACAGATATTTTACAGAATTCTAAAGCAGGCAGCCGAAAAGAAACTGGTAAGTAGCGAACACGTTTTTATTGATTCTACGCACGTGAAGGCAAGTGCAAATAAGCGTAAATTTGAGAAAAAGGTAGTTCGTAAGGAAACGAAAGCATATCAAGAACGTCTCCAACAAGAAATCAATGGTGATCGTGAAGAACATGGGAAAAAGCCTTTCCCACCTGACAAATTTGAAAAGGAAGAAACGAAGGAAATCAAGGAAAGTACCACGGACCCAGAAAGTGGGTATTACGTGAAGGACGAGCGGACGAAGCAATTTGCCTATTCTTTTCATGCAGCTGCCGATAAAAATGGCTTTGTCCTAGGCGCGATTGTCACCCCTGGTAATGTTCATGATAGTACGATGTTAGAGCCTCTTCTTGAAAAAGTCATAGAGAACTCAAGGAAACCTGCTGCTGTTGCTGCTGACGCTGGATACAAAACACCTGCAATTGCTCAATACTTAATTGAAAATGAGATTCGCCCTGCTTTACCTTATACCCGCCCTCGTACAAAAGAAGGTTATTTGAAAAAGAACGATTTTGTTTATGATGAGCACTATGATTGCTACCTTTGTCCGGGAGGACAAGAGTTAAAATATAGCACGACAACGAAGGAAGGATACCGGCAGTATTTTTCGAATCCAGCTCATTGTAAAGAGTGCCCGTTTTTATCCCAATGTACACAAAGTAAAAACCATCAAAAGCTACTTCAACGGCATGTTTGGGAAGAGTATCTTGAGGAAGCTGAACACCTTCGGCATACAGACGAAAATAAAATAATCTACGCTCGACGCAAAGAAACGATTGAACGTGTATTTGCAGATGCGAAAGAGAAGCATGGGATGCGATGGACAACTTTAAGGGGACTTAAAAAATTGTCTATGCAGGCGATGCTTACTTTTGCTGCCATGAATTTAAAGAAGATGGCAAACTGGACTTGGGTTAATCCAACAATGGTATAA